A window of the Pedobacter frigiditerrae genome harbors these coding sequences:
- a CDS encoding sulfite exporter TauE/SafE family protein, translating into MTVLLFTIIVLLGAFVAGLLGSLTGLGGGVIIIPLLTLGLGVDIHYAIGASIISVIATSSGSAAAYVKEGITNIRIGMFLEIATTISAIVGVIIATYIKADYIIVIFGLILLFSAFMMLRKKIDHSNNEKTSVLANYFKLNGSYPVDGVQKQYAVHHVVGGFAMMFVAGTLSGLLGIGSGALKVIGMDNIMKIPFKVSTTTSNFMMGVTAAASALVYLHKGQIDPAIAMPVTIGVISGATIGAKILIRTKTDKLKLVFAVVVVFLALQMIYKGLTGAA; encoded by the coding sequence ATGACGGTCTTACTATTCACCATTATTGTTTTACTAGGTGCTTTTGTTGCTGGGCTATTGGGTTCCTTAACAGGATTGGGTGGTGGCGTAATCATTATACCGCTATTAACTTTAGGTTTAGGGGTTGATATTCACTATGCAATTGGGGCCTCAATCATTTCAGTAATCGCCACATCATCTGGTTCTGCAGCAGCTTATGTTAAGGAAGGTATAACCAATATCAGGATTGGAATGTTCTTGGAGATAGCAACAACCATCAGCGCCATTGTTGGAGTGATTATAGCAACATATATTAAGGCAGATTATATCATCGTTATTTTTGGATTAATCTTATTGTTTTCAGCATTTATGATGCTCAGAAAAAAGATTGACCACTCAAATAATGAAAAAACCAGCGTTCTTGCTAATTACTTTAAATTAAACGGGAGTTATCCGGTTGATGGTGTACAAAAGCAGTATGCCGTTCATCACGTAGTTGGTGGTTTTGCAATGATGTTCGTCGCTGGCACCTTATCTGGCTTGCTAGGTATAGGCTCTGGAGCTTTAAAAGTAATTGGCATGGATAATATCATGAAGATTCCTTTTAAGGTGTCTACCACAACCAGTAACTTTATGATGGGCGTAACAGCAGCCGCTAGTGCATTAGTTTATTTACATAAGGGCCAAATCGATCCAGCCATTGCAATGCCTGTAACCATCGGCGTAATAAGTGGGGCAACCATTGGTGCAAAGATTTTAATTAGAACGAAAACTGATAAATTAAAATTAGTGTTTGCGGTTGTTGTAGTGTTTTTAGCCTTACAGATGATTTATAAAGGTTTAACAGGAGCGGCATGA